From Bacillus pumilus, one genomic window encodes:
- a CDS encoding SDR family oxidoreductase, with protein sequence MSLSKRIAFVTGASTGIGKAIAIKLAAQDHVKVIINSRNQSSLEDAQQHIGRMAETKEPVSLFCGDMSHEGVRAEAFAAIENEFGRLDVLINNIPGGKPDTFDSCESEQMLAAFSQKAIAYIDTMKRAAAMMKRHEYGRIIQIVGNLWKEPGDQMFTNSMMNAAIINASKNAATQLAPSGITVNCLNPGFIATDRYEQFIGNMMRQQSLSREEAVKAVASGIPMQRVGSASEMASLAAFIASEEASYVTGQQISVDGGSMKSI encoded by the coding sequence ATGAGTTTGTCTAAAAGAATTGCATTTGTCACAGGGGCAAGTACAGGGATTGGAAAGGCAATCGCCATAAAGCTTGCCGCCCAGGACCATGTAAAAGTCATCATCAATTCTAGAAATCAATCCTCACTAGAAGATGCGCAGCAGCACATTGGGCGTATGGCAGAAACAAAAGAGCCGGTGTCTCTTTTCTGTGGAGATATGTCCCATGAAGGAGTGCGGGCTGAGGCCTTTGCGGCAATAGAAAACGAGTTTGGCAGACTGGATGTGTTGATTAATAACATTCCAGGAGGGAAGCCAGATACTTTTGATTCATGTGAAAGTGAGCAGATGCTGGCAGCATTTTCTCAGAAAGCCATTGCGTACATTGATACGATGAAACGTGCGGCAGCGATGATGAAAAGACATGAATACGGCCGGATCATTCAAATTGTCGGGAACCTCTGGAAGGAACCTGGTGACCAAATGTTTACGAACAGTATGATGAATGCAGCGATTATCAATGCTAGTAAAAATGCAGCCACACAGCTTGCGCCCTCAGGAATCACAGTGAATTGTTTAAACCCAGGATTTATTGCTACAGATCGGTATGAACAATTTATCGGAAACATGATGCGTCAACAGTCATTATCACGCGAAGAAGCTGTAAAAGCTGTTGCGTCAGGAATCCCGATGCAAAGAGTAGGTTCAGCGAGTGAAATGGCTTCATTAGCCGCTTTTATCGCATCAGAGGAAGCCTCCTATGTCACCGGACAGCAAATATCTGTCGATGGTGGTTCGATGAAAAGTATATAA
- a CDS encoding dTDP-4-dehydrorhamnose 3,5-epimerase family protein, whose protein sequence is MIDGVQTKRLMKHCDDRGFFAELIRDDEPMLKRFGQASWSKSFPGVIKAFHYHEKQDDVWFFPAGHAQVVLYDLREDSPTKGQTDVYYMGEDNPMLLLIPKGVAHGYRVLGETPLQIVYFTTESYDPKNPDEKRIAWNDETIGFNWETTFK, encoded by the coding sequence ATGATTGATGGTGTACAAACGAAAAGACTCATGAAACATTGTGATGATCGCGGCTTTTTTGCAGAGCTCATTCGAGATGATGAGCCGATGCTGAAACGCTTTGGGCAGGCATCGTGGTCGAAAAGCTTTCCAGGAGTGATCAAAGCCTTTCATTATCATGAAAAGCAAGACGATGTTTGGTTTTTCCCAGCAGGTCATGCCCAAGTCGTTTTATACGATTTGCGTGAGGATTCTCCTACAAAGGGTCAAACCGACGTGTATTATATGGGGGAAGACAATCCAATGCTGCTCCTCATCCCAAAGGGTGTCGCACATGGCTACCGGGTACTAGGCGAGACGCCGCTGCAAATTGTGTATTTCACGACAGAGTCTTATGACCCGAAAAACCCAGATGAAAAGAGAATCGCATGGAATGACGAGACGATCGGATTTAATTGGGAAACGACATTTAAATAA
- the rfbD gene encoding dTDP-4-dehydrorhamnose reductase translates to MKVLITGAGGQLGKELSRQLKEKDITVIALTRSMLNIADQQAVRHAMRHFQPDIVVSAAAYTSVDQCETETEKAYLVNGIGAYYTALEAKNVGADVLHVSTDYVFDGQADSPYQVDAQADPQTIYGKSKKLGEELIHLVSDEVKIIRTSWLYGHEGHNFVNTILRLAETKDHLRIVNDQVGSPTYTKDVAEAIIHLFDQKAGIYHVSNRDSCSWFDFASEIVAKSGLSTTIEPISTEEYGFQTPRPAYSVLDLQAIEATGWQPRHWKDALHEYLQKEGRWHQHD, encoded by the coding sequence ATGAAAGTTTTAATCACCGGTGCAGGCGGGCAACTAGGGAAAGAATTGAGCAGACAGCTCAAGGAAAAAGATATCACCGTCATTGCCTTAACGAGGAGTATGCTCAATATCGCAGACCAGCAAGCAGTCAGACACGCAATGAGACACTTTCAGCCTGATATTGTTGTCAGTGCAGCAGCATATACATCTGTTGATCAATGTGAAACAGAAACGGAAAAGGCGTATCTTGTCAATGGCATTGGCGCCTATTATACAGCGCTGGAGGCAAAGAACGTGGGGGCTGATGTGTTACATGTCAGTACAGATTATGTATTTGACGGGCAAGCAGACAGCCCTTACCAAGTCGATGCACAAGCAGATCCTCAAACCATTTATGGAAAAAGTAAAAAGCTTGGTGAGGAATTGATTCATCTCGTGTCAGACGAAGTGAAAATCATCCGTACATCGTGGCTATACGGACATGAGGGACATAACTTTGTGAATACCATTCTTAGGCTCGCAGAAACAAAGGATCATTTGCGCATCGTGAACGATCAAGTAGGATCACCTACTTATACAAAGGATGTCGCAGAGGCAATCATTCATTTGTTTGATCAGAAGGCAGGGATTTACCATGTCAGTAACCGAGACAGCTGTTCCTGGTTTGACTTTGCGTCAGAAATTGTCGCAAAAAGCGGCCTGTCTACGACCATTGAGCCAATTTCCACGGAAGAGTACGGCTTCCAAACGCCTCGTCCAGCCTATTCTGTGTTAGACCTTCAAGCGATTGAAGCCACAGGCTGGCAACCAAGACATTGGAAGGATGCACTTCACGAATATTTGCAGAAAGAAGGGAGATGGCATCAGCATGATTGA
- the rfbB gene encoding dTDP-glucose 4,6-dehydratase has protein sequence MTKSYLITGGAGFIGLNFVKLLLQETDVRLTVFDKLTYASHPEEMDELLKLSHFRFIQGDITLQHELDQAFDEVYDAIIHFAAESHVDRSIESAEPFIQTNVLGTYRMLEAVLKGKAKKLIHISTDEVYGDLELDDPAFTELTPLSPNNPYSASKASSDLLVKSYIHTHQLPAMITRCSNNYGPYQHEEKLIPTIIRKAINGEKIPIYGDGQQIRDWLYVEDHARAVKRVLENGTAGQVYNIGGGNEKTNLDLTQTILTQLGISHDRIAFVQDRKGHDRRYAIDASKLKRELGWTQETSFEAGIEKTINWYCAKFDQGEEG, from the coding sequence ATGACGAAGTCTTATTTAATTACAGGCGGAGCGGGATTTATTGGACTAAATTTTGTGAAGCTGCTGCTTCAGGAAACCGATGTCCGGCTCACTGTTTTTGACAAGTTAACATATGCCAGTCATCCAGAGGAGATGGATGAATTATTAAAGCTGTCTCATTTTCGTTTTATTCAAGGGGATATCACCCTTCAGCATGAGTTGGATCAAGCATTTGATGAAGTCTATGATGCCATCATTCATTTTGCAGCGGAATCCCATGTTGATCGCAGTATTGAATCGGCTGAGCCCTTTATTCAAACCAATGTGCTCGGCACCTATCGTATGCTGGAGGCAGTCTTAAAAGGAAAGGCGAAAAAACTCATTCATATTTCAACAGACGAAGTATATGGAGATTTGGAGCTGGATGATCCTGCTTTCACAGAACTAACACCACTTTCACCGAATAATCCTTATTCAGCAAGCAAGGCGAGTTCAGATCTGCTTGTGAAATCTTATATCCACACTCACCAATTACCCGCGATGATCACACGATGCAGCAACAACTACGGACCGTATCAGCATGAAGAAAAATTAATACCGACTATTATTAGAAAAGCGATCAATGGTGAAAAGATCCCGATTTATGGAGACGGCCAGCAGATTCGCGATTGGCTGTATGTAGAGGATCATGCGAGAGCTGTAAAGCGGGTCCTTGAAAACGGAACAGCTGGGCAGGTGTACAATATTGGCGGCGGCAACGAGAAAACGAATCTCGATTTGACCCAGACCATTCTGACGCAGCTCGGGATCAGTCATGACCGTATTGCGTTTGTTCAAGATCGAAAAGGGCATGACAGACGGTATGCCATTGATGCCAGTAAGCTGAAACGGGAGCTCGGCTGGACGCAGGAGACGTCATTTGAAGCAGGTATTGAAAAAACGATCAATTGGTATTGTGCCAAATTTGATCAGGGCGAAGAAGGGTGA
- a CDS encoding sugar phosphate nucleotidyltransferase encodes MKGVILAGGKGSRLAPLTKIFNKHLLPVGPYPMIYWSLFKLKEAGILDVMVISQEEQIPLFQKLLEGDQELGMNIVYQVQPEASGISDGLSYAKPFVEEEKFVLMLGDNVFEDSLSPFVEAFQQQESGAKVLLKEVADPKRFGIAEIDAAHHRILSIEEKPEHPRSSYCVTGIYFYDQEVFQYIEKISPSDRGELEITDVNNLYISNSQLTYDMLKGWWIDAGTHESLHQASTKMFETMKKKEGYE; translated from the coding sequence GTGAAGGGAGTTATTTTAGCAGGAGGAAAGGGATCACGACTGGCACCTTTAACGAAGATTTTCAATAAACATTTATTGCCGGTTGGTCCATATCCAATGATTTATTGGTCTTTGTTCAAACTGAAAGAAGCAGGGATTTTAGATGTGATGGTCATATCACAAGAAGAACAAATCCCGCTGTTTCAAAAGCTACTTGAAGGCGATCAGGAACTCGGGATGAACATTGTCTATCAGGTACAGCCTGAAGCTTCTGGAATTTCGGACGGTTTATCCTATGCAAAGCCCTTTGTAGAAGAGGAGAAATTTGTGCTGATGCTAGGTGATAATGTATTTGAGGATTCGCTAAGCCCTTTTGTTGAAGCCTTTCAGCAGCAAGAAAGCGGAGCGAAGGTTCTGTTGAAAGAAGTGGCAGATCCAAAGCGGTTTGGCATTGCAGAAATTGATGCCGCTCACCACCGGATATTATCAATTGAGGAAAAACCGGAGCATCCGCGTTCATCTTACTGCGTCACAGGCATCTATTTTTATGATCAAGAAGTCTTTCAATATATAGAGAAAATCTCGCCGTCAGATCGAGGCGAATTAGAGATTACAGATGTAAACAATCTCTATATCTCAAATAGCCAGCTGACCTATGATATGTTAAAAGGGTGGTGGATTGATGCAGGAACACATGAATCTCTCCACCAAGCATCTACGAAAATGTTTGAAACGATGAAGAAAAAAGAGGGATACGAATGA
- a CDS encoding PseG/SpsG family protein, which translates to MNKKIMIVVYGGFLRGMGHVARMRRLAKELFQEGNDLYFYTNEQICVEMLSHPAWHVHLVQEPNVFLQMEQDIKELNPDLLLIDVLDCDLQFLRSIKASSGSARLVLFEEERAEACQLADAVVNGIYGGLDEKRLQVNGTDYFYGTPYLLLDHEISRLKDTYEVRKECKKVVISLGGSDPGGLLSKAVSALFEAGHLHILAVTGKASRIEEQIEAAHIQFIRHTDQLPARLAEADLAIVAGGMTLYEAVCIGVPSIVLSQVDHQAVTATRFAQKGACHHLGLGDLVDEKDIWRAVERLSASYFLRRSIHLNGRSLIDGKGTERVKNILIHLMNHHQKEHKDV; encoded by the coding sequence ATGAATAAAAAAATCATGATTGTTGTGTACGGTGGTTTTTTAAGAGGGATGGGGCATGTCGCCAGAATGAGACGGCTGGCAAAAGAATTGTTTCAAGAAGGAAACGACTTATATTTCTATACAAATGAACAGATTTGTGTAGAAATGCTCTCGCATCCAGCTTGGCACGTTCATTTAGTGCAGGAACCAAACGTATTCCTTCAAATGGAGCAGGACATAAAAGAGCTGAATCCTGATCTTCTGCTGATTGATGTGCTTGATTGTGACCTCCAGTTTCTTCGATCGATCAAAGCGTCCTCCGGCTCTGCAAGGCTGGTCTTATTTGAAGAAGAAAGAGCAGAAGCCTGTCAGCTTGCTGATGCTGTCGTGAACGGCATTTATGGTGGTCTGGACGAAAAGCGTCTGCAAGTAAATGGAACGGACTATTTTTATGGAACACCTTATTTATTGTTAGATCACGAGATCAGCAGATTAAAAGACACATATGAGGTTCGAAAAGAATGCAAAAAGGTGGTTATCAGCCTTGGAGGCAGTGATCCAGGCGGATTGTTATCAAAGGCTGTATCAGCACTCTTCGAAGCTGGCCATTTACACATTCTAGCGGTTACAGGAAAAGCCTCTCGCATCGAAGAACAAATCGAGGCTGCGCATATTCAATTCATTCGCCATACGGATCAATTACCTGCCCGTCTTGCAGAAGCCGATCTGGCGATTGTTGCTGGCGGGATGACGTTATATGAGGCAGTTTGTATCGGGGTGCCCAGCATTGTCCTTTCGCAAGTAGACCACCAAGCAGTGACAGCCACTCGTTTTGCACAAAAGGGAGCCTGCCACCATCTTGGATTAGGTGACCTTGTGGATGAAAAGGATATATGGCGTGCTGTTGAAAGACTATCCGCCAGTTACTTTCTCCGCAGGAGCATTCATCTCAATGGACGGTCACTCATTGATGGAAAAGGAACCGAACGAGTGAAAAACATTCTTATACACCTCATGAATCATCACCAAAAAGAACATAAGGATGTGTAG
- a CDS encoding cytidylyltransferase domain-containing protein: MINDVLFVIQARMGSTRLPKKVMKPIGGMALIDFIVERVKQSDHYNHKTQNLMIATTVEAEDDLLAQYCLSKGYKVFRGSEIDVLQRFAQIVRHFEPQTIVRLTGDNPFIDPALLSKMVEEHRQKKADYTYTTGTPLGISGEMIDASILREIDNFPLTQPEREHVTLYIRKHPERFQLQLFTPPKELAYPAYRFTIDTEEDYVFATRLLEKAGGSIAVPTAELISICEQDPDIVRLNQFVRQKDAE; this comes from the coding sequence ATGATCAATGATGTGCTCTTTGTCATACAAGCTAGAATGGGCTCAACAAGGCTGCCAAAAAAGGTGATGAAACCGATCGGCGGTATGGCACTGATCGATTTCATTGTTGAACGGGTAAAGCAATCAGATCATTACAATCACAAAACCCAGAACCTCATGATTGCCACAACAGTCGAGGCAGAGGATGATCTGTTGGCTCAATATTGTTTATCAAAGGGCTATAAGGTATTTCGCGGTAGTGAGATAGATGTACTGCAGCGATTTGCGCAGATTGTCCGTCATTTTGAACCGCAAACCATTGTCCGTTTAACGGGAGATAATCCATTTATAGATCCAGCGCTTTTGTCGAAAATGGTTGAAGAACATAGACAGAAGAAGGCTGATTACACGTATACGACTGGAACGCCACTCGGTATTTCCGGGGAAATGATCGACGCATCAATTTTACGTGAAATCGACAATTTTCCCCTTACGCAGCCGGAGCGTGAGCATGTCACTCTGTATATCCGAAAGCATCCTGAGCGATTTCAACTGCAATTATTCACACCGCCCAAAGAACTCGCATATCCTGCTTATCGATTCACGATTGATACAGAAGAAGATTATGTATTTGCCACCCGTTTACTTGAGAAAGCTGGTGGATCTATTGCTGTGCCTACGGCTGAGCTTATCTCCATTTGTGAACAAGATCCTGATATTGTTCGGTTGAATCAATTTGTGAGACAGAAGGATGCTGAATGA
- a CDS encoding N-acetylneuraminate synthase family protein, whose translation MAHFYIGDRKVGDGEPVFIIAEAGINHDGKLDQALALIDVAKEAGADAVKFQMFQADRMYQKEPGLYETAKGEEVSIFSLVEQMELPPEWLPALLTRCEEKGLMFLSTVCDEESADLLNQTDPPAFKLASYEINHLPLLRHTASFQKPIIFSTAGATIADVHEAYEAITSEQNHQVAIMHCVAKYPAPRAYTNLRVLQTLASAFPEAVIGFSDHSEHPTEAPVAAVKLGAAMIEKHFTVDKTLPGADHSFALDPEELKEMVQHIRAAEKERNQSEADTHSVSEELLGSSYKTTAAIEGQIRKFAYRGIFTTKGIAKGETLTAQNIAVLRPGQKSQGLHPRYMEILLGAKAVRDIPAHTGVSWKDVLMQESEHDQ comes from the coding sequence ATGGCGCATTTCTATATTGGAGATCGCAAAGTGGGGGATGGTGAGCCTGTTTTTATCATTGCAGAGGCAGGCATTAACCATGATGGAAAGCTGGATCAGGCGCTTGCTTTAATTGATGTGGCAAAAGAAGCAGGTGCCGATGCAGTGAAGTTTCAAATGTTTCAAGCTGATCGGATGTATCAAAAGGAACCGGGTTTATACGAAACAGCCAAGGGAGAAGAGGTATCCATTTTTTCTTTAGTCGAACAAATGGAGCTGCCGCCAGAATGGCTGCCAGCTTTATTGACGCGCTGCGAGGAAAAAGGGCTGATGTTTTTAAGCACAGTGTGTGACGAAGAATCTGCGGATCTATTGAATCAAACCGATCCGCCGGCTTTCAAACTGGCATCCTATGAAATCAATCATTTGCCTCTTTTGCGTCACACGGCTTCTTTTCAAAAGCCCATCATTTTCTCAACAGCCGGAGCCACTATTGCAGATGTTCATGAAGCATATGAGGCGATTACAAGCGAGCAAAACCATCAAGTCGCCATTATGCATTGCGTAGCAAAGTATCCAGCACCTAGAGCTTATACGAATCTTCGTGTGCTTCAAACCTTAGCCTCGGCTTTTCCTGAGGCAGTCATTGGCTTTTCTGATCATAGTGAGCATCCAACTGAAGCCCCTGTTGCCGCTGTGAAGCTTGGGGCAGCCATGATTGAAAAGCATTTCACGGTAGATAAGACGCTGCCTGGGGCCGATCATTCCTTTGCGCTCGATCCAGAGGAATTAAAGGAAATGGTTCAGCATATTCGAGCGGCGGAAAAGGAACGAAATCAATCAGAAGCAGACACTCATTCTGTGTCAGAGGAGCTCCTTGGCAGTTCTTATAAAACGACAGCAGCCATTGAAGGGCAGATTCGTAAATTTGCGTATCGAGGGATTTTTACAACAAAAGGTATTGCAAAGGGCGAGACTTTGACAGCACAAAACATAGCCGTATTACGTCCAGGACAAAAAAGCCAAGGTCTGCATCCGCGGTACATGGAGATTTTACTTGGTGCCAAGGCTGTGAGAGACATCCCAGCCCATACAGGCGTTTCGTGGAAAGATGTGCTCATGCAGGAGTCCGAGCATGATCAATGA
- a CDS encoding GNAT family N-acetyltransferase, protein MKAVHAIDDQVLSAWLEKYGQQAEQMKGFKQFGLVSGAQLKAVLLFDWSKWESGIFDQHIFHVKFAEAESSSAFQELMERFINWMRTEKCDFFFLRLEAADLEKNRIVQRLLHVYYVGGLTRLEAPPVHMEVPLTGEDVVISLPDEKEYDEAVSLGHQAFVKSRYALDPFLDQNVVQHFYQEWMRNNLLGRADINLVAKVNDEVVGLIQGMTKGDEMALELFAIRPDVQGKGIGKKLFIEMMKVSYERGHRFISAGTQLHNTTAIQLYEKMGFRTTNAFLYYHVWPKKGER, encoded by the coding sequence ATGAAGGCCGTTCATGCAATAGACGATCAGGTGCTGTCCGCTTGGCTGGAGAAATACGGCCAACAAGCTGAACAAATGAAAGGCTTCAAGCAGTTTGGTCTTGTCAGTGGCGCCCAGCTCAAAGCGGTGCTGTTATTCGACTGGTCAAAATGGGAAAGCGGCATATTTGATCAGCATATTTTTCATGTGAAGTTTGCGGAAGCTGAGTCATCATCTGCTTTTCAAGAATTGATGGAGCGCTTCATCAATTGGATGAGAACAGAAAAATGCGATTTTTTCTTTTTACGTCTTGAAGCGGCTGATCTTGAAAAAAACCGCATCGTCCAAAGGCTGTTACATGTGTACTATGTGGGCGGTCTCACTCGGCTTGAGGCGCCGCCGGTTCACATGGAGGTGCCATTAACAGGTGAAGATGTGGTGATAAGTCTGCCGGATGAAAAGGAATACGATGAGGCGGTTTCACTTGGTCATCAGGCTTTTGTGAAAAGCCGGTATGCACTCGATCCATTTTTAGACCAGAATGTCGTCCAGCATTTCTATCAAGAATGGATGAGAAACAATTTGCTCGGACGTGCAGATATCAATCTCGTGGCAAAGGTGAACGATGAAGTCGTGGGCTTGATACAAGGGATGACCAAGGGCGATGAGATGGCGCTTGAGCTGTTTGCGATTAGACCGGATGTACAAGGAAAAGGGATTGGGAAAAAACTGTTTATCGAGATGATGAAGGTCTCTTATGAGAGAGGGCATCGTTTTATTTCTGCCGGAACACAGCTGCATAACACAACCGCCATTCAGCTTTACGAAAAGATGGGCTTTAGAACAACAAATGCCTTCTTGTATTACCATGTATGGCCGAAAAAAGGAGAGAGATAA
- a CDS encoding DegT/DnrJ/EryC1/StrS family aminotransferase, producing the protein MEKKRAQFLPYALPLIEQEEIDEVIGTLKSGWLSTGPKVRQFEEEFRQLTGAKHAIAVNSCTAALFLALKARGVGNGDEVITTPLTFCATANTIIHTGAAPVFVDIDPATLNLDAEKLEAEITPHTKAIVPVHFAGQSCDMDRILAIAKKYDLFVLEDAAHALYTTYHGQPIGAIGDATAFSFYATKNIATGEGGMLTTNDDALAARIRRLALHGMSKGAWNRYGEKGTWYYEVEEPGYKMNMFDVQASLGLVQLSRLDDMQARREQIAKTYNQAFQKEAGLILPPVHHEGRHAWHLYVLQVDPKEAFITRDELIDQLQKEYKIGTSVHFIPVHLHPYYQQTYHYSPEDFPESLAYYKRTLSLPLYPSMTDEDVQDVITAVLSILKDQKASS; encoded by the coding sequence ATGGAAAAAAAGAGAGCGCAATTTCTTCCTTATGCCCTGCCGTTGATTGAGCAGGAAGAAATTGACGAAGTCATTGGAACATTAAAATCCGGCTGGCTGTCAACCGGACCAAAAGTAAGACAGTTTGAAGAAGAGTTTCGGCAGCTGACCGGTGCAAAACATGCGATCGCTGTCAATTCATGTACGGCTGCTTTATTTTTAGCCTTAAAGGCTAGAGGGGTTGGGAATGGGGATGAGGTGATTACAACGCCTCTGACATTCTGCGCAACAGCCAATACGATCATTCATACAGGGGCAGCACCTGTATTTGTCGATATTGACCCAGCGACTCTCAATCTCGATGCAGAGAAACTAGAAGCGGAGATTACACCACATACAAAAGCGATTGTCCCTGTTCATTTTGCTGGTCAATCGTGCGATATGGACCGGATTTTAGCCATTGCCAAAAAGTACGATCTATTTGTGCTCGAGGATGCCGCTCATGCTCTGTATACAACGTACCATGGCCAGCCCATTGGAGCGATTGGTGATGCGACTGCCTTTAGTTTTTATGCGACGAAAAACATAGCGACTGGAGAAGGCGGCATGCTGACGACAAATGATGATGCACTTGCCGCACGAATCAGAAGACTAGCACTCCATGGGATGAGCAAGGGAGCGTGGAATCGTTATGGAGAAAAAGGAACGTGGTACTACGAGGTCGAGGAACCTGGCTATAAAATGAACATGTTTGATGTGCAGGCATCATTAGGGCTTGTCCAGCTAAGTCGTCTGGATGATATGCAGGCACGGAGAGAACAAATTGCGAAAACATACAATCAGGCATTTCAAAAAGAAGCAGGGCTGATCCTGCCGCCTGTCCATCATGAGGGAAGACATGCATGGCATTTGTATGTACTGCAAGTGGATCCAAAAGAAGCATTCATCACACGCGATGAGCTGATTGATCAGCTGCAAAAGGAGTATAAAATCGGCACGAGTGTTCACTTTATCCCTGTTCATTTGCATCCATACTATCAACAAACCTACCACTATTCACCAGAGGATTTCCCTGAGTCACTCGCTTACTACAAGCGGACACTCTCACTGCCTCTTTATCCAAGTATGACCGATGAAGATGTGCAGGATGTCATCACTGCGGTGTTGTCTATTTTAAAAGATCAGAAGGCATCTTCATGA
- a CDS encoding spore coat protein codes for MSHYIHHYWQVYFEYVNLMKDLSYKQIPLGLISNFYQYISPEVRERMEEEAFGQELTTDCPLPEEIQPFFDQHKQQIKRIAYRPANGKVLLHFEHLRFTEQNYTRFHTSQTVVLARWKKADYFGLPVISKPELAGEVNKEAHAEYIEKANALLKPYAKHPVFGNVFFREKLRKDIVQFIDVIDQTEVLFQMEPIAAVIVGTTEDAYSRVLALQTVKRQLTSICLQHGALMGDEAFLPIFTTCHGVFGKYEKDWYVDKGCQPEQVEITGHPRFDLVKDRTPLQQELIFRKLNFNPAKKTVLVATQPFSEAFYGDVLKTIAKRKDIQLIMKPHPWEIARNRLNEYVSIERAGNHVRLIKKDIDLYDLLPYMDMVITLTSTVGLEAMLFEKSVLIGKMTEGRRYPYYESLGSYHMENPVELAEKAIRILSDDQEMKLAKQQGAQFIKQHYPHARSTDVLLSLLKTKTGVDFQR; via the coding sequence GTGTCGCACTATATTCATCATTATTGGCAGGTGTACTTTGAGTATGTGAATCTCATGAAGGATTTGTCCTATAAACAAATTCCTCTTGGGTTGATCAGCAATTTCTATCAATATATCAGTCCTGAAGTGAGGGAACGCATGGAGGAGGAAGCATTCGGTCAAGAATTGACAACCGATTGTCCATTACCGGAAGAGATTCAGCCATTTTTTGATCAACATAAGCAGCAGATCAAGCGAATTGCTTATCGTCCGGCGAATGGAAAGGTATTGCTTCACTTTGAACATCTGCGTTTTACTGAACAAAATTACACGCGGTTCCATACGAGTCAAACGGTGGTACTCGCTCGCTGGAAGAAGGCAGATTATTTCGGTTTACCCGTCATCAGCAAGCCGGAATTAGCCGGAGAGGTTAATAAAGAAGCCCATGCTGAATATATTGAAAAAGCAAATGCTCTCCTTAAACCTTACGCAAAGCACCCCGTCTTTGGCAATGTCTTTTTTAGAGAAAAGCTTCGGAAGGACATTGTGCAATTTATTGATGTGATTGACCAGACAGAAGTTCTCTTTCAGATGGAGCCAATTGCAGCCGTCATTGTGGGGACGACGGAGGATGCTTACAGCCGCGTACTGGCACTGCAAACAGTGAAACGCCAGCTCACGAGCATCTGTCTTCAGCACGGCGCACTTATGGGAGACGAAGCCTTTTTGCCGATTTTCACGACGTGTCATGGGGTGTTTGGAAAGTATGAAAAGGACTGGTATGTAGACAAAGGCTGTCAGCCGGAACAGGTGGAGATCACAGGTCATCCGAGGTTTGATTTGGTGAAGGATCGAACGCCGCTTCAACAGGAACTCATCTTTCGTAAATTGAACTTCAATCCTGCCAAAAAGACCGTGCTTGTGGCAACGCAGCCGTTCTCAGAAGCCTTCTATGGTGATGTTCTTAAAACGATTGCAAAACGGAAAGACATTCAGTTGATCATGAAGCCGCATCCGTGGGAAATTGCCCGAAACCGATTAAATGAGTATGTGTCCATTGAACGAGCTGGAAATCATGTGAGATTGATTAAAAAAGATATCGACTTATATGACCTGCTGCCATATATGGATATGGTCATTACGCTCACATCAACCGTCGGTCTTGAAGCAATGCTCTTTGAAAAGAGTGTGCTGATCGGGAAAATGACAGAAGGCAGAAGATACCCTTATTACGAGTCGCTTGGCAGCTATCATATGGAAAACCCTGTTGAACTGGCTGAGAAAGCCATTCGTATTTTGTCGGATGATCAAGAGATGAAGCTGGCAAAGCAGCAAGGAGCTCAATTCATTAAACAACATTATCCGCATGCGCGATCGACCGATGTTCTGCTTTCTCTGCTTAAAACAAAAACAGGTGTGGATTTTCAGAGATGA